A DNA window from Falco peregrinus isolate bFalPer1 chromosome 8, bFalPer1.pri, whole genome shotgun sequence contains the following coding sequences:
- the NABP1 gene encoding SOSS complex subunit B2 isoform X2 has protein sequence MSAASDTYFLIKDIKPGLKNLNVIFIVLEIGRVTKTKDGHEVRSCKVADKTGSITISVWDEIGGLIQPGDIIRLTKGYASLWKGCLTLYTGRGGELHKIGEFCMVYSEVPNFSEPNLEHTGQNKLGEQNNSSASSNMGSCTFGPLGNGLQTGPESSGFPFTYNHGHSYAGSGRGNGRGPVNPAPANSVQPVLPAVSNGRDPRRAFKR, from the exons ATGAGCGCGGCGAGCGATACGTACTTCCTCATAAAAGACATAAAACCCGGACTGAAAAACTTAAATGTCATCTTTATTGTGCTGGAGATCG GGCGAGTCACCAAGACCAAGGACGGGCACGAGGTGAGGTCCTGCAAGGTGGCGGACAAGACGGGCAGCATCACCATCTCCGTGTGGGACGAGATCGGCGGCCTCATCCAGCCGGGGGACATCATCCGCCTGACCAAAGG GTATGCATCTCTGTGGAAAGGATGCCTGACACTTTACACAGGACGAGGAGGCGAGCTGCATAAAATTGGGGA GTTCTGCATGGTGTACTCAGAAGTGCCAAACTTCAGTGAGCCTAACTTGGAACACACTGGGCAGAACAAACTG GGTGAACAGAATAATAGTTCTGCATCAAGTAATATGGGTTCTTGTACTTTCGGGCCACTGG GAAATGGTTTACAAACTGGACCTGAATCAAGTGGATTTCCATTTACGTATAATCATGGCCACAGTTATGCAGGTAGTGGGAGAGGCAATGGACGAGGACCTGTAAATCCAGCCCCAGCTAACAGTGTTCAGCCTGTTCTCCCTGCTGTCAGTaatgggagggacccacgcaGAGCCTTTAAAAGATGA
- the NABP1 gene encoding SOSS complex subunit B2 isoform X1 — protein MSAASDTYFLIKDIKPGLKNLNVIFIVLEIGRVTKTKDGHEVRSCKVADKTGSITISVWDEIGGLIQPGDIIRLTKGYASLWKGCLTLYTGRGGELHKIGEFCMVYSEVPNFSEPNLEHTGQNKLVQGEQNNSSASSNMGSCTFGPLGNGLQTGPESSGFPFTYNHGHSYAGSGRGNGRGPVNPAPANSVQPVLPAVSNGRDPRRAFKR, from the exons ATGAGCGCGGCGAGCGATACGTACTTCCTCATAAAAGACATAAAACCCGGACTGAAAAACTTAAATGTCATCTTTATTGTGCTGGAGATCG GGCGAGTCACCAAGACCAAGGACGGGCACGAGGTGAGGTCCTGCAAGGTGGCGGACAAGACGGGCAGCATCACCATCTCCGTGTGGGACGAGATCGGCGGCCTCATCCAGCCGGGGGACATCATCCGCCTGACCAAAGG GTATGCATCTCTGTGGAAAGGATGCCTGACACTTTACACAGGACGAGGAGGCGAGCTGCATAAAATTGGGGA GTTCTGCATGGTGTACTCAGAAGTGCCAAACTTCAGTGAGCCTAACTTGGAACACACTGGGCAGAACAAACTG GTACAGGGTGAACAGAATAATAGTTCTGCATCAAGTAATATGGGTTCTTGTACTTTCGGGCCACTGG GAAATGGTTTACAAACTGGACCTGAATCAAGTGGATTTCCATTTACGTATAATCATGGCCACAGTTATGCAGGTAGTGGGAGAGGCAATGGACGAGGACCTGTAAATCCAGCCCCAGCTAACAGTGTTCAGCCTGTTCTCCCTGCTGTCAGTaatgggagggacccacgcaGAGCCTTTAAAAGATGA